One region of Hymenobacter sediminicola genomic DNA includes:
- a CDS encoding metallophosphoesterase family protein, whose product MPSSTLLPLRRLSVAAAAAFLFSGCELLEFSPNDFRGPESQTNLTQKNLDRLAEHPLPAGDTLRFVFTGDSQRFYDQAESLVESVNQQPGLSLMVVAGDISDFGLAREMRWVDKRLRKLNIPYLTVIGNHDHVGNGRAAYQHIFGPLNYSFVYGDTKFTMVDTNSREYNFNGRIPDMPWVQQQVSDLQGAKRQVVMSHVPPQDLDFDQNIMPDYTRTLAEAPKLAFELNGHRHDFSIGEPFDDGVTYINSYAFEENQYVILTLWNDANDEPQFRLKKVRF is encoded by the coding sequence ATGCCTTCTTCTACCTTGCTTCCTTTGCGCCGGCTCTCTGTAGCGGCCGCGGCAGCTTTCCTGTTCAGCGGCTGTGAGCTGCTTGAATTCAGCCCCAACGATTTTCGCGGCCCCGAAAGCCAGACGAATCTGACTCAGAAAAACCTGGACCGCCTTGCCGAGCACCCGTTGCCTGCCGGCGATACGCTCAGGTTTGTATTTACCGGCGACTCCCAGCGCTTCTACGACCAAGCCGAGTCGCTGGTGGAGAGTGTGAACCAGCAGCCGGGCCTGTCGCTGATGGTTGTAGCCGGCGACATCTCAGATTTTGGGCTGGCCCGCGAGATGCGCTGGGTTGATAAGCGCCTGCGCAAGCTCAACATTCCCTACCTCACTGTCATCGGCAACCACGACCATGTGGGCAATGGCCGCGCCGCCTACCAGCACATTTTCGGGCCTCTGAACTACTCGTTTGTTTATGGCGACACCAAGTTTACCATGGTGGATACCAACAGCCGCGAATACAACTTCAATGGCCGTATTCCGGATATGCCCTGGGTGCAGCAGCAGGTGAGCGACTTGCAGGGTGCTAAGCGGCAGGTGGTCATGTCGCATGTGCCGCCGCAGGACCTGGATTTCGACCAGAATATCATGCCCGACTACACCCGCACGCTGGCCGAGGCGCCGAAGCTAGCCTTCGAACTGAACGGACACCGCCACGATTTCAGCATTGGAGAGCCTTTCGACGACGGCGTAACCTATATCAATTCCTACGCCTTCGAGGAAAATCAGTACGTGATTCTGACACTGTGGAATGATGCCAACGATGAGCCGCAGTTCCGGCTGAAAAAGGTTCGGTTCTAA
- a CDS encoding FAD-dependent oxidoreductase: MAADKKPILLCVDDDPQVLNAIDRDLRQEFRKDYRVLRAASGEEALATLHELRAREETLALVLADQRMPGMEGVELLAEARTIFPDAKRVLLTAYADTEAAIRAINNARLDHYLMKPWDPPQQLLYPTLHDLLDAWQRAYRPPYRGVRLLGFQWSPLSHDLKDFLAGYMVAYQWMDFETSPEAQALLAAKSLTAADLPVVVLEDGTALPRPSPTDIAARIGLNVQASQELYDVVVIGAGPSGLAAAVYGASEGLKTLIIERQTPGGQAGTSSRIENYLGFPTGLSGSELAHRAWTQAVRLGAEFLAPQAVTELCVQDGYKVLTLTDGSKVSTRAVVLTTGVSYRTLEVPGIDRLSGAGVYYGAARTEARSCEEQDVYIVGGGNSAGQAAMYLATYARKVFIVIRGASLAASMSAYLIEQIGNTPNIEILPFTEIAEVCGQDHLEKVVLKSHGQLTEQPARALFVFIGAKPSTEWVCDVVLCDGKGFVLTGRDLVTDPRYADSWKHSREPFLLETCVPGVFAAGDSRAGAMARVASAVGEGSMAIKFVHQYLDE, translated from the coding sequence ATGGCTGCCGATAAAAAACCGATTCTGCTGTGTGTCGATGATGACCCGCAAGTACTGAATGCCATTGACCGGGACCTGCGCCAGGAGTTTCGCAAAGATTACCGGGTATTGCGGGCGGCCTCCGGCGAAGAAGCGCTGGCCACGTTGCACGAGCTGCGGGCCCGCGAAGAAACGCTGGCCCTAGTGCTGGCCGACCAGCGCATGCCCGGTATGGAAGGCGTAGAGCTGCTGGCCGAAGCCCGCACCATCTTCCCCGATGCCAAGCGCGTGTTGCTCACTGCCTATGCCGATACGGAAGCCGCCATTCGGGCCATCAACAACGCCCGCCTCGACCACTACCTCATGAAGCCTTGGGACCCGCCGCAGCAGCTGCTCTATCCCACGCTCCACGATCTGCTGGATGCCTGGCAGCGCGCCTACCGCCCGCCGTACCGCGGGGTGCGGCTGCTGGGGTTTCAATGGTCGCCGCTGTCCCATGACCTGAAGGACTTTCTGGCCGGCTACATGGTGGCGTATCAATGGATGGACTTCGAGACGAGCCCGGAGGCGCAGGCGCTGCTGGCCGCGAAGAGCCTGACAGCGGCTGACCTGCCGGTGGTGGTGCTGGAAGATGGCACCGCGCTGCCGCGCCCCTCTCCCACCGACATTGCCGCCCGCATCGGGCTGAATGTGCAGGCCTCGCAGGAACTATATGATGTGGTGGTGATTGGGGCTGGCCCTTCTGGGTTGGCGGCGGCAGTATACGGAGCATCAGAAGGGCTGAAAACCCTCATTATCGAGCGTCAGACGCCCGGCGGGCAGGCCGGCACCAGTTCCCGTATCGAAAACTACCTGGGTTTCCCGACGGGCCTGAGTGGCTCGGAGCTAGCCCACCGCGCCTGGACGCAGGCCGTGCGTCTTGGAGCCGAGTTTCTGGCGCCCCAGGCCGTAACGGAGCTATGTGTGCAGGACGGTTACAAGGTGCTGACCCTTACGGATGGCAGCAAAGTGAGTACCCGAGCCGTGGTGTTAACCACCGGCGTGAGCTACCGCACACTGGAAGTACCCGGCATCGACCGGCTGAGCGGGGCGGGCGTGTACTACGGCGCGGCACGCACGGAAGCCCGCTCCTGCGAAGAGCAGGACGTGTATATAGTAGGAGGCGGCAACTCGGCGGGGCAGGCGGCTATGTATCTGGCCACCTATGCCCGCAAGGTGTTCATCGTCATTCGGGGAGCTTCGTTGGCGGCCTCCATGTCGGCGTATCTGATTGAGCAGATTGGCAATACGCCCAACATCGAAATTCTGCCTTTCACGGAAATAGCCGAAGTATGCGGGCAGGACCATCTGGAAAAAGTGGTGCTGAAAAGCCACGGGCAACTAACCGAGCAGCCGGCGCGGGCGCTGTTCGTGTTCATCGGGGCCAAGCCCAGCACCGAGTGGGTCTGCGACGTGGTGCTGTGCGACGGCAAAGGCTTCGTGCTGACGGGCCGCGACCTGGTGACGGATCCGCGCTATGCGGATAGCTGGAAGCATAGCCGGGAGCCGTTTCTGCTCGAAACCTGCGTGCCAGGCGTTTTCGCGGCCGGCGACAGTCGGGCCGGTGCTATGGCCCGCGTAGCGTCGGCGGTGGGCGAAGGGTCGATGGCCATCAAATTTGTCCATCAATATCTCGACGAATAA